In the genome of Mucilaginibacter sp. 14171R-50, the window TGGCAATTTCCATATCGCGCTTGGCGGTACCAACTGCTTTTTGAGCGTTAAGCTGCTCCAGCTGCAGTTGCAGTATCTCGTTCTTTGATACCTTGCCCAGGTCAAACTTCAGTTTGGCTATCTTCAATATCTTTTGGGTGTTGGTGTAGTTGGTTTCGGCTATCTGCAGGTTAACCTGGGCCAGCAGCAGGTCAAAAAAGTACCCGCTAACGGTGTAGGCTATCTGCTCCTGCGATTCGATATATGCCTGCTTACTTTCGTTATACTTAAGGGGCTCTATCTTCTTATCCCATTTTAATGAGTTAAACTGAAACAGCGGCTGGCTATACCCTATGGCATAAGGTACACCGTTGTACAACACGTTATCCCTGTCGAAATCGTAAAAGCGCTGCATTTGGGTGGTGCCGTAAACGGTACCGCCGGTAGCCGTGATGGTTTGGCTAAAATCAAGCTGTAAGGATGAGTTATCGTTATGTATGGGCTGGAACAGAATGCTTCCGTTTGGCTGCAGTACCTGGGTATAAGTTTTACTGTAGCCCGGTAAAGTGCCCGAAAGCGATAGCTGTGGCTGATAGTTCGACCTAAAGGTACGCCACTGCCAGTACTTGGTTTCGCGCACGGTAATGGCCTGCTTGGCCGCTATCGAATTCTTTTTAGCCAGTTCTACCACCTGCTGCAGGCTTAGCCGCAGGGTATCAGCACCGCTGCTGCAAAAAGCCGTAGTACTGAAAAATGTAAATATGATGAGGTATAAGTATTTCATTCTATTAGTTGTTGATAGTGAGCTCGCTTGAGTTTTTAAAACTGCTCATGTCTGATGTTATCACCACATCGCCGGGTTTTACGCCGTCCTTTATCTCTACGAAATCAAAATTGCTAAGGCCGATATGTACCCTTCGTTTGATAGCCTTGTTGCCGTTTATCACAAATATGTCCTGCACCTCGGGGCCTTTAAATGCCGGTCCATTTGCCACACGCATGGTGTTTGTATGCATATCCGTAACCAGGAACACATCCACTTTCATATTTGGGCGCAGCTGTTTGCTGTTGCGCTCGTCAAGCTGTACATCAAAGCTTACAATACCATTTTGCACCGATGGATATACATTAGCTACATGCCCTTTTAACTGTGTTTCGTTTATGCGGATAACTACAGGCATACCGTTACGCAGCTGATCCATGTAGTTGTCGGATATGTTGCCGTTCACCTTAAAGCTGCTCAGATCTGCAATGCGTGCCAGCGATTCGCCCGGGGCTATAGTAGCGCCTATATTTTTATTTACCCAGGTAACAACCCCGGTGCGGGTAGCAATAATATTGGCCAGGTTAAGCTTGCGTTGCAGCTCGTGCAGTTCGCTCTCTTGAATGGCAAGGGCTATTTCCGCTTCCTTTATTTCGATCTGCATGGTTTGCTGCTTGCTTTTTATTTCGTTCTCCAGCTGTTTCTTTTCCAATTGGGCCACTTTCAGGTTCAGCTCGGCCTGCTCAATACCTTCGCGGGTGCCGCCGCCTGCTTTAAAAAGGCGCTTGGCATTTTCAACCGCATCGGCCAGGTTGCTGATGCGCAGTTGCTTGATATCATTATTAGAGCGGATATCATAGAAGCTTTTATTCAGGTCAAGCTTAAGTTTGCTTATCTCGTTACGTTTGCTTTGCAGTTGAAAGTTCAGTTTCTCAAACTCGGTTTGCGAGGCCGATTTATCAAGCGTGAGGATAGATTGCCCGGCCTTTACCTTGTTGCCGGCATCCATTAGTACTTTTTTTATGGATGCGTTTATAGGGCTGGTTAATATCTCCTCAAACTCGGGCAGTACTTCGCCGGTGGCATTAAGGGTGTTTTCAACGCTGCCTTTTTCCACCACGGCTGTGTTTATTTCAGACTTGCTTATTGTCGATCTTAGTGTAGTGCGCAAAAGCCAAATACCTGCAACAAGCGCTAATACTGTAATGCTTATGATAACAATAGCCTTCTTTTTCTTGCGTGCGGTTACTTCCTGTTCAATTACCGTGTCCATTTTTATTATGATAATGTTTACAGGGAGTTTGCAAGAGGCGTACCAATATTAAATTATTGATAAACAGGTACTTATAAAATTTATATGTTGATTTTTTGTTCGATATCGGACAAACCTTTTCAGTAACGGGCAAGGAGAATACCCGGGTTAAATGGTAAAATTTCGAGCCAAATAATTGCCTGTAACAAATCAGCAACAACAGGGTCTAATATCAACGCATCGTTGTACTAATAAATCCCAATTACATGAACTGGAAATTTTTCTCGCGCAGGAAGCAAGCAGCCAACAAACCTAAGAAAAGCAAAACCCGCGAGTGGGTTGATGCCATACTTTTCGCGCTGATCGCGTCTACCATTATCAGGGGGTTGCTGTTTTCGGCTTACGCGATACCTTCAGCATCTATGGAGGGTAGCCTGCTTACCGGCGATTACCTGTTTGTAAGTAAAATGGCATACGGTGCACGCATGCCCATGACACCTGTTTCAATCCCTTTCCTGGAAGCGACCATATTGGGCGGAAAAGTTAAAACCTATTTTGAAGGGGTCCAATTGCCTTACTTCCGTTTACCAGGTTTAGGCGAAGTAAAAAAAGGCGATGCGGTTGTATTTAACTATCCTAACGAAACTGTTGAGCGCCCGGTTGATATGCGCGCCCACTTCATCAAGCGCTGCGTAGGAACCCCGGGGGACGTTATCACCATTGTTGATGCCCAGGTTTATGCCAACGGTAAAATAGTTCCGAATGCACCTAAAAGTCAAAAATCGTATATCGTAACCACTACCGGCACCGACCTCAATCCGCAAATGATACAAAACCTGAAGATAGATGTACGTTACCAATACAGCCCCACAACTTATGAAATGATCATCCCGCCGGACAGCTTCAATGAGTTTAAAGGCTTTTCAAACATCATATCGGTAAAAGAGGTTATTGAACCTAAAGGAGAATACAGTCCGCAGATATTTCCGCATAACGAAAAATTTAAATGGAACGAAGATAACTTTGGCCCGCTGCTTATACCAAAAAGGGGCACTACCATCCCGCTTAACGATTCGACCATGGCACTTTATGGCCGCTCGATAGAAAAATACGAGCACAATAAAGTAACACGAGATGGTACCGCCGTAATGATAAACGGTAAGAAAGCAGATAGCTACACTTTTAAAATGAACTACTACTGGATGATGGGCGATAACCGCCATAACTCCGAAGACTCACGCTTTTGGGGTTTTGTACCCGAAGATCATATTGTTGGTAAAGCCATGATCACCTGGATGAGCCTTGATAGTACCCAAACCGCGTTTAACAAGGTACGCTGGAACAGGGTGTTAAGAGTGATACATTGAGGCTTAGTTTTTATGTAGTTTATAATCCGGACGATTTGTATATTTGAGTATGGAAAGCATCCTTATACATCCGGAAAATTCGGATCAGATGAAGGCGGTCAAAGCTGTCTTAAAGGCCTTAAAGGTGCCGTTCGAACATCAGCCTACCCCGCTTCCCGCGCATATTAGCAGTAGTATAGCCAAAAGCATGAAACAATATGATGAAGGGCAAACAATATCGATAGAGAACTTTGCCGCTAAGCATTTTTCAAAAAAATGAACCTTGAAATAAGGTTTACGCCCGAAGCTGAAGACACATATGAAGCGCTCGTATCTCAATTAAAAGGTAGATGGGCGATAGATTTGTGGCCAAATTAGAATCCAGGATCATAGAAAGCCTCAACATAATTTCATCTTCACCATACCTATATCAAGTAATAGACGAAACAAATGATATCAGAAGGTGCAATCTCCATAAAAACTGCTCAATGCTATATAGGGTTAATGACCATGATATATTGATAGTTTGTTTTTGGGATAATCGGCAAGAGCCATTATTTACGCCGTGATTAGTTTTCCATCATACTGCACATAACCGAACACTTACTGTAATAAAATCGCGCGGGGTTTATTTAAGCGACATTATTTAAATATCTGACAAACAATTGTTTATAACCATGGCATTTTGTTTGAGGTAAATTCATACAACAACAAGTTTATGAATAAACACAACCCATATATCATCAGGCGTACCATTTCACAGGAACGGTTTGAAGTGCTTTGGAAAAAACGGAGGGATGGTGAAGCAACCCTGAGAGACCTTACCGAAATGGATGAGATTATTAACCGTGACCCATCAGTGCGCCAATTCGTTTTAGAGGAGATGGAAAACGATACGTTCATGACAGATAATAACGACCCCTCCGAAATCTCGCAACCAAAATCAGTTAAGCCGGCTAATGGTTTTATTAACAGGATAAAAGCTTTTTTTAATCGTGCGTTTAACAGCTTTTCTACTGCCCGCCTTGTATCAACTGCTACTTACTGATCAAATACAAGTGCGTGTTATACGGGATTGCTAAATTTTGCCCGCTAATGCAGCTGCTCTTTTTTCAGATCGGTAAATTTGGTTTTTTTGCCAACAAAAAAATCCCATACCAAACTGCGCGAATAAGTACCTGTAAGCGGCACTCTGCCGCTTTTCACATTCGGCCTTTTACCTTTCACTTTGCTAAATAGCTTTCTTACAAAGTTTTGGTGCGCACGGCTTATGGCCCATGCATCTTTACGTTTCCCTTCCATCAGGAAGCGGATAAGCGCAAGCAGATCCATCCAAAAGCGCAGGCCAATAATCCAAAGCGCCCTCCAGAACGGAAGGTTATTTTTTAACAGCAGCAGGTTGTTACGAAAGTTGAGGTAAGTTTTAAACGGGTTTTCGGTGTTAAGCGTGCCGCCGCCCACATGGTATACCTGCGATTGCGGGCAGTACATTACTTTATAGCCCATATTTTTTAAGCGCCAGCAAAGGTCTATCTCTTCCATATGCGCAAAAAAGGTTTCATCAAAACCACCAGCCTGGTCCCAACAACGTTTTTTGATGAACATTGCCGCACCCGATGCCCAAAAGATCTCGCCGGGCTGCTCGTACTGGCCTTTATCTTCCTCTATTTCGTAAAATATCCGGCCCCGGCAAAACGGGTATCCAAATTTATCAATAAAGCCACCGGCAGCGCCCGCGTGCTCAAAAAAGTTCTTTTGATGGAACGACCTTATTTTAGGCGCGGCAGCGGCTATCTTTTCATCGCTCTCCATTAGCTCAATAACGGGCTGTATCCAGTTAGGTTCAACCTCAACGTCCGAGTTTAGCAAAATATAGTAGTCGGCATCAACCTGCGCCAGCACACGGTTGTAACCACCTGTAAAGCCGTAGTTTTGTTTGTTTTCGATAATGCGTACCGCGGGATACCTTCCACGCAGAAACTCGAGTGAATCGTCTGTCGAACCGTTGTCACCAACCACAATATCCAGATTGGGGTAAGCAGTAGCTAATACCGAGGGCAAAAAATCGCGAAGGTATTTTACGCCATTCCAGTTTAGTATCACTATGGCCACTTTGGGCATATTCATCATTTGTTCAAATCCTCCGGCATATATTTCCACCTCCTGTGGCTCCACAGCCAATATTGCGGTTTTTCCTGTATCAGTTTTTCAAGGTACCGTACATGGGCCTCGGTTATTTCGTGCTCTGCAGCTTGTTTGGGCTCGTCTATCAATGGCACCAGGGTATAGGTATAATATCCCCGGCTTACCCTATCGATCCTGTAAAATATAACGGCGGCATCAATCAGTTTGGCCAGCTTTTCTATTCCCAAAAATACAGCGGTCGGTTGGTTTAAAAACCGCGTAAAATAATTTATTTCGTGCATGTTGGGCGTTTGGTCGCTTACCAGTACGCTAAAGGTGAGCTGGTTTTTCAAAGCTACCATGGTGCGCAGGGTTTGTCGCATGGCAACCAGCATGGCACCAAAACGTGCCCTCACCCTGTTAAACATGGCGTCGAACACCTCGTTTTTTAAAGGTTTGTAAACAATAATGCGTTTTTCGGTAGTTAACAAGCCAAAGGCAAGCGCCGCCATCTCCCAGTTGCAGTAGTGCCCCGCCGCGGCTATAATGCTTTTATGTCGCTTAAAATAATGCTCAACAAGCTCGGGATTGGTGGGTTTCATCCGCTTACGTAACGACCGCTCTGAAACGGTTATCATTTTAATGGTCTCTACTATCAGGTCGGCCATATAACGATAATATCTGCGCTCTATTTTAAGCCGCTCCGCTTCGCTCCTTTCCGGGAAAGAATTTGCCAGGTTTACCTTTACCACCTGCCTGCGATAACCTATTATGTAATACAATACCAGGAAGATAACATCGGCAACAACGTATAAAAACCAAAACGGCAGTAACGATACCAGGTACAAAAAAAATATACCCGCATTTAAAGCCGCTTTTCTTAACATTTTTACCAATTTTGCCACAAACATAAAAAATATATATGATTGAGAACGGTGCTGTTTTACCTATGTTTTACCTGCCCCCGGTTGATTATTTTACAAAGCTGACCGCTTTTACACCGGATGTTGTGTTTGAACGGGAAGAGCATTTTCCAAAACAAACTTACCGTAACCGGGCAATTATATACTCGCCGGATGGGCGGCAGGCGCTTACCGTGCCCGTTGTTAAAGGTTCGAAGAATCACACAAAAATAAAGGACGTAAAGATAAGCTACGATTTTAGGTGGCAGCGCGCGCATTGGATGAGCCTGCAGGCCTGTTACCGCAGGTCGGCTTATTTTGAATATTACGAAGATGATTTTGCACCGTTCTACGAAAAACAAACTACTTTTTTGATAGATTATAACCGCGAATTGCTTGAGTTATTGCTGCGGTTATTAAAAATAAAACTGGAAATAAAGTTCACGGAGAGTTATGAACCCGCCTATCCTAACCTTACGGACCTGCGTGCCATTTTAAACGGTAAAAATGAGTTGGATATTGAACAAAAGGCTTACTTTCAGGTTTTTGAAGAGCGACATGGGTTTCTGAAAAACCTGAGCATCATCGACCTTTTATTTAACCAGGGCCCGCAGGCTTTAAACTATTTGTAATGGCAAGCTACACCAGGCGCGTACGCTATAAAAACCGTAAACGAAATGTAAATGTTGGCGCACGCCCGGGCAGCATCATTATACCTGACGATGCCCTGCCGCCGCAGATAGCCATGTACTCTTTTAATGAGGACGACCTGCAGATAAGTAAGGGCAGCGATATAAAAACCATTACGCAACAAATAGCAAAATGCAGCGGCCACACCCACTGGATAAAAATTAACGGCCTGGGCGATGCCAGGCTGATGGAAGACATTGGCACATTGCTGGGCATAAATCAGCTGGTTTTAGAAGATATTGTGAACACCCACCAGCGCCCTAAGTTTGATGAGTACGATGGGTACGTGTTTGGCACCAGCCGCATTATTTATTTTAATAAGGATAATGAGCTGGTAAACTGCCAGTTTAGCGGCATTGTTAAAGATAATATAGTAATAAGCTTTGAAGAAAGCCACCTGGATTACTTTGAAGTGGTAACCACGCGTTTAAAGGCCGGCAAAGGCACTATCCGCACGGGCGGGCCCGGGTATATTTTTTACGCCTTAACAGATACCATCCTGGATAATTATTTTGTTATCCTATCGCAAATTGGCGATATGATAGATCAAACCGAAGATAAATTATACCAAAGTGCCGATAAAAGCATCATGTTTGATGCGCAGCAGCTGAAGCGTACGCTTATTATTATACGCCGCGCCTGCTGGCCCGAACGTGACAAGATAAACGACATGATACGCAGCGAAAGCCCCGAGATCACCAAAGAAACCAAACTATACCTGCGCGATGCCTATGACCATTGCATACAGGCCATGGACATGGTTGAGAGTTATAAGGAAGTTACCAGCAGTATTATTGACCTGTACCTTAGTATGGTGAGCAACCGCATGAACGAGATCATGAAGGTGTTAACCATTATATCAGTAATATTTATACCGCTAACCTTTATTGCAGGTGTTTATGGTATGAACTTTAGTCGCGAAGATACCCATGGACATGTGATAAAAGATAATATGCCCGAGTTGTACATACAGCACGGCTATGTTTACGCCCTTATAGGGATGTTTTTGATAGGCGCCATACAGGTGTTCATATTTTGGCGTAAGGGCTGGTTCAATAAACTCTAATATCGGACGTTCGATTTGGGATTTTATTGCATAGGTTACGATCTGACAACCCTGCTCAAAAAACGTTTTTTTAGCCTTTCCCTTACTGGTTCGTCATATAATTTAAGTGCCGCGTAAGCCAGCAGTATAAAAAAGATAAATAAACCGCAAGCTACGGCTATAATGGTTGATGGCGCAGGTTTCTGTTTAATGATCCAGAAGGTATAAACATAAATGAACGGGTAATGGGTAATGTATATCGGGTATGATATGTCACCGGAAAACTTACAAAGTTTAGCCCAGCGCCCGCTGATCTGCCCTCCCGCGCCTGCTGCTATCAATAGCGGGAATACCAGGATGATGATACCGGCCTCGTAAAAGCCGTTCCAGTTGTACCAGGGGAAAAAGAACAGCGCTACCAATAAAAGCGAGCATACGGTATACGCCATTGGGATGCGTATAAGCTTACCCGTACGGAACAGTAGCAGCCCCGCAAAGAACGGGAACATCATGCGCACCGGCGCTACCCAGATATTTGGATAGCCTTCTGCCCCAGGCCCGTAAAACCAGTTGGCTATAAAAGCTGATTTTATTTTGGCAAAACCCCAGCCGGTACCCAGGTCGCCGTGGTCAACAGCTACTATGGTTAATACAATGCCACTTAAGATAACAACTACCCACAATACCTTTTTAGTCATGCTGCGGCCGAATAAGGCGTATATGATATTCGCAATATATTCCTGCAGCAAACTCCAGCAAGGCCCGTCCAACGGGTGGGTTTCGCTCCAGCCGCGTACATCAATTGGCGTGGGTAACATGGTAAAGCCTATCAACATGGCAATTACCAGTTTCCAAACATCAAACTGCAGGTTATCCTTAAACGGGTCGAACCAAAAAGCAACGGCGCCTATAATAGTGCCCAAAATAACGAGGGGGTGCAGGCGAACCAGGCGGATCTTCAGGAACTGTTTAATGGTCATCCCCTTTGCCCAGCGATCGTCGTAGGCATAACCCACCACAAAACCCGAAAGCATGTAAAAGAAATCTACCGCCAGGTACCCGTGGTGCATGGGGTGTTTAGATAGATCCGGAAAGTAGGCTTCGAACAAATGGAATATTACTACTAACAAGGCGGCGGTGCCGCGTAATCCGTCTAAAATTGGGTAGTGCGGTTTCATTTAAGGCTTATCGGTTTTGAGATATAGGGCCTTTAAAGGTAACGGATGGCATTGGAATGTGCAAATAACCGGCAAATGTTAAATAACGTAATTTTATTGCAGATATGGTAAACTTGCGGCGCTTTATGCAGGGAAAATTAACAAAATCAAATAATTTACCGCTTTAATTGTCAATCTGGGTTTTGACACCTGTTATGCTAATATTTCCGGATTGTAATGTTTTAGGTATGCACGGAAATTATAACAGTTTTTTCTTGCATAAATAAAATTTAATGCAATAATTTGCACAAAATTAAAAAGTACATATACTTTATTGAAAATGATTAAACAAAACATAAACAGAACGGAAATCAGCGCTTTTTTTGCGCCGGTTGCCGCTGCTTTAGTTTCTTTTGTTTTGTTGTTCCCTCCCAGCCGACGAAGGGTGTTCATCCCACGGGTTTGAATTAGGTTTTGATCTCCACCCGAATGAAGGGGTTTCTTTTAAACTTCTTTAAACAATGTCCCTCTAATAATTATGGCTATACAACGCCAATAATTTAACGGTAATTTTTCTACTATAATGACCATACAAGATTTTGACATAACCGTAGCAACTGCACAACACGCAGACTTTGCCCCTATAATATGCGACGAAATGGCGGAGTCGGCAAAGGCGCGTGGTACGGGTATTGCGCAGCGGTCGCCCGAGTATGTAGCCAACAAAATGCTGGAAGGAAAAGCAGTTATAGCGCTGCATAAAGATGGCACCTGGGCGGGCTTTTGCTACATTGAGACCTGGAGCCACGGCGATTTTGTTGCAAACTCAGGCCTTATTGTAAACCCTAACTATCGTAAAGCAGGTTTGGCCAAAGCTATTAAGCACAAAATATTTGAATTATCGCGCAGTAAATATCCAAAAGCAAAACTTTTTGGCTTAACTACCGGCTTGGCCGTGATGAAAATAAATTCTGAGATAGGTTACGAACCAGTCACCTATTCAGAACTTACACAGGACGAGGAGTTTTGGAAAGGCTGCCGCAGTTGCGTTAATTACGATATTTTGATGAGCAAAGACCGCAAGAACTGCATGTGCACCGCCATGCTTTTCGACCCGGAAGCTATTCAAAAACAATACGAGGAGAAAATGAAGAAGATAACGCACAAGGCTACATTGCTTGAGCGTATTGAAGCAGCGTTTAAAAAGCGGTTGGAGAAATTTGAGCTGAAAGCGGAAAGACTAAAGCAGAAAGCTTTTACGTGGTAGTATGAGAGATTACAAAAAACTAGAAGTCTGGAAAAAATCACATGAGCTTACCCTGTTTGTGTATAGAAATATACTTCCGTGTTTCCCTAAAAGCGAACAATTCGATCTGTTTAGTCAAACTAAGCGCGCTGCATATTCAATTCCCATGAACATTGTAGAGGGAAGTGGCCGATTTACCGAAAAAGATTTTGCTCATTTTTTGGATATGGCTTTAGGTTCGGGACATGAATTAGAATATGCTTGCATACTTAGCAAGGATTTAGGCTATATTAACGAAACGATATACGAGAATATAAATCAACAAATTAACGAAGTAAAAGCCATGTTAATTGGCTTAATTAAAGCATTAAGGAAATAAAGGCTTTGGTCTTTTAGCTTTTTGCTTTCAGCTTAAAAAAATGAAGAAAAAAGTAGTACTGGCATACAGCGGTGGATTAGACACCTCGTTTTGCTGCATTTATTTAACACGCGACCTGGGTTACGAGGTTCACTCGGTAATTGTAAATACAGGCGGTTTTAGTGATGAAGAGCTTAAGGGTGTTGAAGAACGCGCTTACCAGATGGGTGTAACATCGCACCACGTGGTAGACGAGACTAAAAACTTTTACGATACCTGCGTACGCTTTTTAATATATGGCAATGTATTAAAAAACAACACCTACCCCCTTTCGGTAAGCGCCGAACGGGTTAGTCAGGCCACTGCCATTGCCAACTACGCCAAAGAGATTGGTGCCGAATTTGTTGCCCATGGCAGCACAGGCGCCGGTAACGACCAGGTACGTTTTGATATGATATTTAACATCCTGGTGCCCGATGTACAGATCATTACCCCTATCCGCGATTTAAAACTTAGTCGCGAAGAAGAAATTGAGTACCTTAAAAAGCACGGTGTTGAAATGAACTTTGAGAAAGCAAAGTACTCTATCAACAAAGGTATCTGGGGCACTTCTGTTGGTGGCAAAGAAACACTTACCTCAAACCTGGGCCTGCCTGAAGAAGCATGGCCGACGCAAGTCACAGAATCGCGAGCCAAAAGTCTTGAACTGGTTTTTGAGCAGGGCGAACTGGTTGGTATAGATAACGAAAAATACGACCACCCAACCAAAGCTATACAGGAATTACAGGCTATTGCGCAGCCCTACGGCATTGGCCGGGATATCCACGTAGGCGATACCATCATCGGTATTAAAGGCCGTGTTGGTTTTGAGGCGGCTGCTCCAATGGTAATTATTAAAGCACACCATACGCTAGAGAAACACGTGTTAACCAAATGGCAGCTTTCCTGGAAAGATCAGCTATCCGCTTTTTACGGCAACTGGCTGCACGAGGGGCAGTTTCATGACCCTATTATGCGTAATATTGAAGCCTTTTTAACGGATACGCAGAAAAACGTAAGCGGTAAGGTGTTTGTCGAACTACATCCATACCGTTTCCAGGTAGTTGGTATCGAATCAGCGCACGACCTGATGAGCAACAAGTTTGGCAGCTACGGCGAAATGAATAACTCGTGGAGCGGCGAAGATGTAAAAGGTTTCTCAAAAATATTTGGCAACCAGGTAATGATCTATCATAAAGTAAATACCCCCCAGCCCCCTAAAGGGGGTGCTGAATAAGCATACGAAATGGAAAATAATGATACCCTTCCCGGAGCTTCAACTCCCCCTTCAGGGGGCGGGGGGGCTACCATTTTTTCGCGAAGCGAATGCTTAAGCACCTACAAGTGGGGCGATGATTGCTACGGCTGGAATTATGTTGACACCGATGCATTATCTATCAAGCAGGAACTGATGCCGCCCGATACTGCGGAGGCTTTACACTATCACGAAAAGGCTTCACAATTTTTCTTTATATTAAAAGGCCGGGCCACTTTTACAATTGATGGCGTTACCAGTGTTTTAAAGCCTGAGCAAGGCATTGAAATTAAGCCCGGGCAGCAGCATTTTATCAGCAATAAAGAAAGCAGCGACCTGGAATTTATTTTATATTCATCACCATCTACAAAAAATGATCGGGTAAATCTATAGCCCCCTACCCCCCTAAAGGGGGAACTAAAGTTTACAAAATGGCAGAACAAAATTTAAATAAAGATATTACTTCCACTCTCCCTTCAGGGGGTCGGGGGGTTAAAGCGGGCATAGTTGGCGGCGCGGGCTATACCGGCGGCGAAATGCTGCGGATACTGATCAATCACCCTGATGTAGAGATCGTATTCGTGCATAGCAAAAGC includes:
- the argG gene encoding argininosuccinate synthase, coding for MKKKVVLAYSGGLDTSFCCIYLTRDLGYEVHSVIVNTGGFSDEELKGVEERAYQMGVTSHHVVDETKNFYDTCVRFLIYGNVLKNNTYPLSVSAERVSQATAIANYAKEIGAEFVAHGSTGAGNDQVRFDMIFNILVPDVQIITPIRDLKLSREEEIEYLKKHGVEMNFEKAKYSINKGIWGTSVGGKETLTSNLGLPEEAWPTQVTESRAKSLELVFEQGELVGIDNEKYDHPTKAIQELQAIAQPYGIGRDIHVGDTIIGIKGRVGFEAAAPMVIIKAHHTLEKHVLTKWQLSWKDQLSAFYGNWLHEGQFHDPIMRNIEAFLTDTQKNVSGKVFVELHPYRFQVVGIESAHDLMSNKFGSYGEMNNSWSGEDVKGFSKIFGNQVMIYHKVNTPQPPKGGAE
- a CDS encoding acyltransferase, whose translation is MKPHYPILDGLRGTAALLVVIFHLFEAYFPDLSKHPMHHGYLAVDFFYMLSGFVVGYAYDDRWAKGMTIKQFLKIRLVRLHPLVILGTIIGAVAFWFDPFKDNLQFDVWKLVIAMLIGFTMLPTPIDVRGWSETHPLDGPCWSLLQEYIANIIYALFGRSMTKKVLWVVVILSGIVLTIVAVDHGDLGTGWGFAKIKSAFIANWFYGPGAEGYPNIWVAPVRMMFPFFAGLLLFRTGKLIRIPMAYTVCSLLLVALFFFPWYNWNGFYEAGIIILVFPLLIAAGAGGQISGRWAKLCKFSGDISYPIYITHYPFIYVYTFWIIKQKPAPSTIIAVACGLFIFFILLAYAALKLYDEPVRERLKKRFLSRVVRS
- a CDS encoding cupin domain-containing protein, which encodes MENNDTLPGASTPPSGGGGATIFSRSECLSTYKWGDDCYGWNYVDTDALSIKQELMPPDTAEALHYHEKASQFFFILKGRATFTIDGVTSVLKPEQGIEIKPGQQHFISNKESSDLEFILYSSPSTKNDRVNL
- a CDS encoding four helix bundle protein codes for the protein MRDYKKLEVWKKSHELTLFVYRNILPCFPKSEQFDLFSQTKRAAYSIPMNIVEGSGRFTEKDFAHFLDMALGSGHELEYACILSKDLGYINETIYENINQQINEVKAMLIGLIKALRK
- a CDS encoding GNAT family N-acetyltransferase, whose translation is MTIQDFDITVATAQHADFAPIICDEMAESAKARGTGIAQRSPEYVANKMLEGKAVIALHKDGTWAGFCYIETWSHGDFVANSGLIVNPNYRKAGLAKAIKHKIFELSRSKYPKAKLFGLTTGLAVMKINSEIGYEPVTYSELTQDEEFWKGCRSCVNYDILMSKDRKNCMCTAMLFDPEAIQKQYEEKMKKITHKATLLERIEAAFKKRLEKFELKAERLKQKAFTW